From one Trifolium pratense cultivar HEN17-A07 linkage group LG1, ARS_RC_1.1, whole genome shotgun sequence genomic stretch:
- the LOC123918331 gene encoding leucine-rich repeat receptor-like protein kinase PXC1 — translation MMNCAIMFFFFFLFLGTYIVPCLTYNDTHALTLFRQQTDIHGQLLTNWTGTDACSATWHGVICSPNNRVTSLTLPSLNLRGPIDSLSPLTHLRLLDLHNNRLNGTVSPSLLSNCTNLKLLYLAGNDFSGQIPPDISSPVNLLRLDLSDNNLAGAIPNEISRLTSLLTLRLQNNALSGNIPDLSSAMPNLTELNMTNNEFHGNIPNSMVKKFGDESFSGNEGLCGSKPFRVCSSTENNPPFSEPVQTVPSNPSSFPETSVVARPRSQHRKGLSPGAIVAIVVAICVALLVVTSFVVAQCCARGRGVNSNSIMGSEAGNGKRKSYGSEKKVYNANGGGGDSSDGTSGTDMSKLVFFDRRNGFELEDLLRASAEMLGKGSLGTVYKAGLDDGSTVAVKRLKDANPCARHEFEQYMDVIGKLKHPNIVKLRAYYYAKEEKLLVYDYLSNGSLHALLHGNRGPGRIPLDWTTRISLVLGAARGVARIHTEYSAAKVPHGNVKSSNVLLDKNGVACISDFGLSLLLNPVHAIARLGGYRAPEQTEQKKLSQQADVYSFGVLLLEVLTGRAPSLHYPSPGTARPRKDEEDQTMVDLPKWVRSVVKEEWTGEVFDQELLRYKNIEEELVSMLHVGLACVVAQPEKRPTMVDVVKMIEDIRVEQSPLCEDYDESRDSLSPSIPTTEDGLA, via the exons ATGATGAATTGTGCCATcatgttcttcttcttcttcctcttcttagGCACCTACATTGTACCGTGTCTTACATATAATGACACTCATGCACTTACTCTCTTCCGCCAACAAACAGACATACATGGCCAACTCCTCACCAACTGGACCGGAACAGATGCATGCTCGGCCACATGGCATGGCGTCATTTGCTCACCAAACAATCGTGTCACGTCCCTCACACTTCCGTCCCTCAACCTCCGAGGACCCATCGACTCCCTTTCTCCCCTCACCCATCTCCGCCTCCTCGACCTCCATAACAACCGCCTAAATGGCACTGTTTCCCCCTCTCTTCTCTCAAATTGCACAAACCTCAAACTCCTCTACCTCGCCGGAAACGACTTTTCTGGTCAAATCCCACCTGATATCTCCTCCCCGGTTAATCTCCTTCGTCTTGACCTCTCCGACAACAACCTTGCCGGTGCAATTCCAAATGAAATTTCCCGTTTAACTAGCCTCCTCACTCTCAGGCTTCAGAACAACGCACTCTCCGGTAACATCCCTGACCTCTCCTCTGCCATGCCGAATCTCACAGAGCTCAACATGACAAACAACGAATTCCACGGTAATATACCAAACTCCATGGTTAAAAAATTCGGTGATGAAAGCTTCTCCGGTAACGAAGGTTTATGTGGTTCAAAACCGTTCCGAGTCTGTTCCTCCACAGAGAACAATCCTCCTTTCTCTGAACCGGTTCAGACGGTTCCTTCAAACCCCAGTTCTTTCCCTGAAACAAGTGTAGTCGCAAGACCAAGAAGCCAACACCGTAAAGGGTTAAGCCCCGGCGCAATTGTAGCCATTGTGGTGGCTATTTGTGTTGCATTGTTAGTGGTAACATCTTTCGTTGTTGCTCAATGTTGTGCCAGAGGGAGAGGTGTTAATAGTAATTCCATAATGGGCAGTGAGGCTGGAAACGGAAAGAGGAAGAGTTATGGTAGTGAGAAGAAGGTGTATAATGCAAATGGTGGGGGTGGTGATAGTAGTGACGGGACTAGTGGAACTGATATGAGCAAGCTTGTGTTTTTTGATAGGAGGAATGGGTTTGAATTGGAGGATTTGTTGCGTGCTTCTGCTGAGATGCTTGGGAAGGGTAGTTTGGGAACTGTTTATAAAGCAGGGCTTGATGATGGTAGTACAGTTGCTGTTAAGAGGTTAAAAGATGCAAATCCCTGTGCTAGGCATGAGTTTGAGCAGTATATGGATGTGATTGGGAAGCTTAAACAccctaatattgttaaacttaGAGCTTATTATTATGCTAAGGAAGAAAAGCTTCTTGTCTATGATTATCTCTCAAATGGAAGTTTGCATGCTCTTCTTCATG GGAACCGTGGACCTGGGAGGATTCCATTGGATTGGACAACAAGAATAAGCTTGGTGTTAGGAGCAGCAAGAGGGGTAGCTAGGATTCATACAGAGTACAGTGCAGCAAAAGTGCCACATGGGAATGTGAAATCATCCAATGTACTACTTGACAAGAACGGTGTTGCTTGCATATCTGACTTTGGTTTGTCACTACTATTAAACCCTGTTCATGCAATTGCAAGATTGGGAGGGTACAGAGCACCTGAACAGACAGAACAAAAGAAACTGTCTCAGCAAGCTGATGTGTACAGTTTTGGAGTGTTGCTATTGGAAGTTCTCACAGGGAGAGCTCCTTCATTACATTATCCTTCCCCGGGGACGGCTCGTCCTCGTAAAGATGAAGAGGACCAAACTATGGTGGATCTTCCCAAATGGGTTCGATCAGTTGTGAAAGAAGAGTGGACTGGAGAGGTTTTTGATCAAGAACTTTTGCGATACAAGAATATTGAGGAAGAGCTTGTGTCAATGCTGCATGTTGGGTTGGCTTGTGTGGTGGCACAACCGGAGAAGAGGCCAACTATGGTAGATGTTGTTAAGATGATTGAGGATATCAGGGTGGAGCAATCTCCTCTGTGTGAGGACTATGATGAATCACGTGATTCACTTTCACCTTCCATTCCCACCACTGAAGATGGTTTGGCTTAG